CGTTTTTTTGCAGGTGCAGCAATAGGGGCAGTTATTAGTTGGGGTGTTTTTCTTTTTATTTTTGGAGTTATTCAAGAAGAACATAGTACAATTATAAATAAACAAAAGCAAACCATTCAAGATTTAGAGAATGACAAGAAAATCTATCAAGAAGAGTATACAAAATTAAATAAAAAAGCTCAAGAAAAGCTGACTGTTCAAGAGATTAAGATTAAATTAACGAACGGTGACCGCTATCTTTTTAAGGACTTTAGGATAACGAATATTGAAAACAGTGTAAAGGAAGATTTAAAAGACGTAATGGCCAAGGATATTGAGAGTATCGTTTCTAACCATCTATTAATAGAACGAATCATTGAAAATAAGCCATTAAAGTTTGATGGAAAAGAATACAAGCTTGAAATGACAAAATTCATGTTAACCACCACACTATATATTGAAGTTAAAATATCATTTGTAGACTAACAATACTCCAAGAGAATTTGAAATATTTTTAATTTTTATTAAAAATCAATCGCAAAACCTTCCCTTTTCCGATAAAATAGAAATAGGAAAAACAAGGAAAAAAACATCCACTAAAAACAAGCTGGTTTGCTCTCTTACAAACTGGCTTTAACCTCCCCATCCACTCTTCATAGAACATACATTCCAACAATTATGACAATTGATTCCTTGTTTAACCAACTCACTTTATAACGATTTATCGGTTGTACCACTACTTAACGGAGGGATGGATATGTATATTTTAAGTTCAAAACAAGTTGTCCAGGAAAAGATTAACCATATCAAAAAAGGGTTCTCAGCATATGTAGAAACAGCTGAGCTTGCAAACATTATCAAAAAAGAATGTCAGATTTTACAATTGGATGTGTATGAGGATGCTACAGAGCTAGGTTATTGGTTTATTCCGAACAAAGAAAGGTAACCGCTTTCACACTCTCTTCATCAATGTAAAACTCCATTATCAAAGCGGCGTTTTCTAAAGATCCTCATCACATGTTCTTTTCAAACCACTAAAAGTAATCCATAACTGTATTGTAAGCAAACTAACCTCTACACTATCATCCTTCTGGATCGTAAATTTTAAGGTAAGGAACTATGTCATCTTATGACTACCGACTAGGGTTAGAAAAGGGTTCGGCAGTTATTACCGAACCCTTTCTTATTTCTTAAGATCATTCATCCTGACATAGCACTTCTAGATCATGTAAAACCTGTTTCGCTTCTTCCCAGCTATATACAGAAGCTCCAGATGCGAGTGGATGTCCGCCACCATTATATTTT
This genomic stretch from Metabacillus sp. B2-18 harbors:
- the ytrI gene encoding sporulation membrane protein YtrI, which encodes MRIPPHYQQPSWQRFFAGAAIGAVISWGVFLFIFGVIQEEHSTIINKQKQTIQDLENDKKIYQEEYTKLNKKAQEKLTVQEIKIKLTNGDRYLFKDFRITNIENSVKEDLKDVMAKDIESIVSNHLLIERIIENKPLKFDGKEYKLEMTKFMLTTTLYIEVKISFVD